From a region of the bacterium genome:
- a CDS encoding TIR domain-containing protein has protein sequence MAAASRESLRSFLAFPPSTAFMYNGYPMTIGVRTRPVSTEDPMKKKYIGKNRADNLAWLENVWLEDGPPVCFLQGFSGVGKTDLARDFRELAEKQGKWKQAVINEVADRPTPSILESLMELSVVLSHQGLPEMEQVLFEQTRPDLAYALELALQQPVVIILDEAQRFFRPDSDTLLPAINGILSALRTRSNLPGRLLLLSDRMVEEARWSEWIPKRTLKRLEPEEAVAALEAKLEEAGVSVEIPPERMREVVRDLDFNPRAIEALVGALRYDSLDEIIESNPGLWAVRDREVSRDFLKALERDLLERTMRNLGEVFQRKLWRLAVHRRSFRREALEKLCGSKDEAGELRSVLVTRYLLNIYKGSLALNPIVREISLTHLRDAPAEFRRAHSSAADYHMRHFKSKQIVGSQSKLGESFAELRYHLVQAGREADLSVIGQRFTDHLKQELHSTSPIPDDAEELAERIGVLTALLGNGGAKGLEYHLARCLQRRDMPGDIQQAVIHAKRSLGPGAQDAWYLLASLRYQSEGADAAIADVRRGVSALKSPDSMAPLYQLGAEILARAGKTDEAVALLKDGIGVIPPDKSLFSLFNSCADLLAKADRIDEAVALLEEGIGIIPPGKNLFSLYQALSVAYCREGRVQDAIASLREGLRRIPQRFNRHRLVEGAQCLCAAINDARTLAEILSGTGADAIGPEQAVLGAVLQCQMRGDWLAAADTASAARQKYTQYCTLACFEAFSRLAAGDPDAAWLALSSSPNLHTGTGEPHGWLATFIHLRRGALPEASAALATYLGRPVDEGRELNESFLLRLWDQHDFAPDSNRLCYHYPIMPPSLTGQNHAVHRILYGDPVLPELTVTGNVGHELTPRATAAAAPDIYVSYAWGEDSSEAGRQREEIVDRLCAAVEAAGHVIGRDKDRLQGGDSIERFAHEISKAKRIVAVVSEKSLNSEFCMAHELFRAFRRCDYQRAEFQEKVIALVMDDARPLLKDHLTVVALAKVWRDRLEKLRTELESVDPTRKSADPWVFVDMMEDMCPRLPAMLDALRDVVMKRGFGEIVNDGFREVLRLLPPQTRS, from the coding sequence ATGGCCGCGGCCTCGCGGGAGTCGCTGCGATCGTTCTTGGCCTTCCCTCCGTCGACGGCTTTCATGTACAATGGCTATCCGATGACGATTGGAGTCCGGACAAGGCCCGTGAGCACTGAGGATCCGATGAAGAAGAAATACATCGGCAAGAACCGGGCGGACAATCTCGCCTGGCTGGAAAACGTCTGGCTCGAGGACGGGCCGCCGGTCTGCTTCCTCCAGGGATTCTCCGGCGTGGGCAAGACCGATCTCGCGCGCGATTTCAGGGAACTCGCCGAGAAACAGGGGAAGTGGAAACAGGCGGTCATCAACGAAGTCGCCGACCGGCCCACTCCCAGCATCCTGGAAAGCCTGATGGAGCTTTCTGTGGTGCTGAGTCATCAAGGGTTGCCCGAGATGGAGCAGGTTCTTTTCGAGCAGACCAGACCCGATCTCGCATACGCGCTCGAGCTGGCATTGCAGCAACCGGTCGTCATCATCCTCGACGAGGCCCAGCGTTTCTTCCGGCCGGATTCGGACACGCTGCTGCCGGCAATAAACGGCATCCTCTCCGCCCTCCGAACCCGGTCCAATCTTCCTGGACGGCTGCTGCTCCTGAGCGACCGCATGGTCGAGGAGGCGCGCTGGTCGGAATGGATACCGAAACGCACGCTGAAGAGACTGGAGCCGGAGGAGGCCGTAGCGGCGCTCGAGGCCAAACTGGAGGAAGCCGGCGTCTCGGTGGAGATTCCGCCGGAGCGGATGAGGGAGGTCGTTCGTGACCTGGACTTCAATCCCCGCGCCATCGAAGCGCTGGTGGGAGCGTTGCGCTACGACAGTCTCGATGAAATCATCGAAAGCAATCCCGGACTCTGGGCGGTTCGGGACCGGGAGGTCTCCCGCGATTTCCTCAAGGCCCTGGAGCGCGACCTTCTCGAGCGGACGATGCGGAATCTCGGCGAGGTGTTCCAGCGAAAGCTCTGGCGCCTGGCGGTGCATCGCCGCAGTTTCAGGCGCGAGGCCCTCGAAAAACTCTGCGGCAGCAAGGACGAAGCCGGCGAACTGCGCTCAGTCCTGGTTACCCGCTACCTGCTGAACATCTATAAAGGGTCTCTCGCCCTGAATCCGATCGTTCGCGAGATATCGCTGACCCACCTTCGCGACGCGCCGGCCGAGTTCCGCCGGGCCCACTCCAGCGCCGCCGACTATCACATGCGGCATTTCAAGTCCAAGCAGATCGTCGGCAGCCAGAGCAAGCTCGGCGAGTCCTTCGCGGAACTGCGCTACCACCTCGTGCAGGCCGGCCGGGAAGCGGACCTTTCGGTCATCGGCCAGCGGTTCACCGACCACCTGAAGCAGGAACTCCACTCGACCTCCCCCATACCCGACGACGCGGAGGAGCTGGCCGAGCGGATAGGCGTGCTGACGGCGCTGCTCGGCAACGGGGGCGCAAAGGGATTGGAATACCACCTCGCCCGCTGCCTTCAGCGCCGGGACATGCCGGGGGACATCCAGCAGGCGGTCATCCACGCCAAGCGGTCGCTCGGCCCCGGTGCACAGGACGCGTGGTATCTGCTTGCAAGTCTCAGGTATCAGTCTGAAGGAGCGGATGCGGCCATCGCCGATGTGCGTCGCGGGGTCAGCGCGTTGAAGAGTCCCGATTCCATGGCCCCGCTCTATCAGCTCGGCGCCGAGATTCTGGCCCGAGCGGGCAAGACCGACGAAGCGGTGGCGCTGCTCAAGGACGGCATCGGGGTCATCCCACCCGACAAGAGCCTCTTCTCCCTCTTCAACAGTTGCGCCGACCTGCTGGCCAAGGCGGACAGGATCGACGAGGCGGTAGCCCTGCTCGAGGAGGGCATCGGGATCATCCCGCCCGGCAAGAACCTCTTCTCGCTCTACCAGGCGCTGAGCGTAGCCTACTGCCGGGAGGGACGAGTCCAGGACGCGATCGCATCGCTGCGGGAAGGGCTGCGTCGAATCCCCCAGCGTTTCAACCGTCATAGACTCGTCGAAGGGGCCCAATGCCTGTGTGCCGCGATCAACGATGCACGGACCCTGGCGGAGATCCTCTCCGGAACGGGGGCCGACGCGATCGGACCCGAGCAGGCCGTCCTCGGCGCCGTGCTGCAATGCCAGATGCGAGGCGACTGGCTTGCCGCCGCGGATACAGCGAGCGCGGCCCGGCAGAAATACACGCAATACTGCACCCTCGCGTGCTTCGAGGCCTTTTCGCGTCTGGCGGCGGGGGACCCCGACGCCGCATGGCTGGCCTTGTCCAGTTCTCCGAACCTGCACACCGGAACCGGGGAGCCGCACGGCTGGCTGGCGACCTTCATTCATTTGCGCCGCGGCGCTCTCCCCGAGGCGTCCGCCGCTCTTGCGACCTATCTGGGCCGGCCGGTGGACGAGGGCCGGGAGCTCAACGAATCCTTCCTCCTGCGGCTCTGGGACCAGCACGATTTCGCGCCGGACAGCAATCGGCTCTGTTACCATTATCCAATCATGCCGCCGTCGCTCACGGGGCAGAACCATGCGGTTCATCGTATCCTCTACGGGGATCCGGTCCTGCCGGAATTGACCGTCACCGGAAATGTCGGACACGAGCTCACCCCACGGGCAACCGCCGCGGCGGCGCCCGATATCTACGTCTCCTACGCGTGGGGTGAGGATTCCTCGGAGGCGGGCCGCCAGCGAGAAGAGATCGTCGACCGCCTGTGCGCTGCCGTCGAGGCGGCCGGCCATGTCATCGGCCGCGACAAGGACCGGCTGCAGGGAGGGGATTCGATCGAGCGGTTCGCCCACGAGATCTCGAAGGCCAAGCGGATCGTCGCGGTCGTCAGCGAGAAATCCCTGAACTCGGAGTTCTGCATGGCGCACGAACTGTTTCGCGCCTTCCGAAGGTGCGACTACCAGCGAGCGGAGTTCCAGGAGAAGGTGATTGCCCTCGTCATGGACGATGCCAGGCCCCTGCTGAAAGACCACCTGACCGTCGTCGCGCTGGCGAAGGTCTGGCGGGACAGGCTGGAAAAACTCCGCACGGAACTCGAGTCGGTCGACCCGACGCGGAAGTCCGCCGACCCCTGGGTCTTCGTGGACATGATGGAGGATATGTGCCCGCGCCTGCCGGCCATGCTGGACGCCCTCAGGGACGTCGTGATGAAGCGCGGCTTCGGGGAGATCGTGAACGACGGGTTTCGGGAGGTTCTCCGTCTATTGCCGCCGCAGACGCGTTCGTGA
- a CDS encoding nitrite reductase, whose translation MVPGRKTRWAPLLVVLLLVAAWRLHAWSHLINAMLPADSRPGVIEFAVTVTTTAGFEALARGLGDDFSHVAYFREAGLLSYAGPSTCLGCHEDIVYEDRDGGVHREGLLANLTGSAHYRFFTTKHPNVWGFDGKLADDFAMGKLNRPCPKPGSLAMTAWAELVVTQAGDTLSEGCGQCHPGGQYQAPLGEMMPLYATLPRETDAIDCLICHAAAYDMDRKQIVRDRNGRLRWGQDRSLEAALTVTTPAARTCLRCHQHNFGGDLYVDPVDPSYMQSLRELGDRWPRLRHPGSKRGTPFSPTWDVHAAAGMSCLDCHFSEGHRVARGTHTTTLMANDLPGVEVSCLDCHDDPPHAGGDSVARALNGHLAVVACTTCHIPSLHPDNATRRDFATTQWEAEPGIHIYTDVDKRCRPGDGIDYVWWNGDCTFLGNPIGDNPGGGDRYNFYDAAQRWPEFAEFDYAGWYESVMRPLAARRPSKLYAMKRFNGRQHIDLRNSGPFGGMFVPYNLPLYYRDGDPDAAARAEMDKSMMRMMYGWMFRIYMLDRFMSYMGIDGWDTGSYEDVRAGRNVEPRWLPTDAHLEISHGVRLEGALMCGDCHGPDTVLDWERLGYLEGFRDEVVFEE comes from the coding sequence ATGGTGCCGGGAAGAAAAACACGGTGGGCCCCGCTGCTCGTCGTCCTGCTGCTCGTCGCCGCCTGGCGCCTGCACGCCTGGTCGCATCTGATCAACGCCATGCTGCCGGCGGACAGCCGCCCCGGCGTGATCGAGTTCGCCGTCACCGTGACCACGACCGCCGGTTTCGAGGCGCTGGCCCGCGGACTCGGCGACGACTTTTCCCACGTGGCGTATTTCCGCGAGGCCGGCCTGCTGTCCTACGCCGGTCCCTCGACCTGTCTCGGTTGCCACGAGGACATCGTGTACGAGGACCGCGACGGCGGAGTCCACCGAGAGGGCCTGCTCGCCAACCTGACCGGGTCGGCCCACTACCGCTTCTTCACCACGAAGCATCCCAACGTATGGGGCTTCGACGGCAAGCTGGCCGACGACTTCGCCATGGGCAAGCTCAACCGTCCCTGCCCCAAGCCCGGCTCGCTGGCCATGACCGCATGGGCCGAGCTGGTCGTCACCCAGGCCGGCGACACCCTGAGCGAAGGCTGCGGCCAGTGCCACCCGGGCGGGCAGTACCAGGCGCCGCTGGGCGAGATGATGCCGCTGTACGCCACCCTGCCGCGCGAGACCGACGCCATCGACTGCCTGATCTGCCACGCCGCGGCCTACGACATGGACCGCAAGCAGATCGTGCGCGACCGCAACGGCCGCCTGCGCTGGGGACAGGACCGGTCGCTCGAGGCCGCCCTGACCGTGACCACGCCCGCCGCCAGGACCTGCCTGCGCTGCCACCAGCACAACTTCGGCGGCGACCTGTACGTCGATCCGGTCGATCCATCGTACATGCAGAGCCTGCGCGAGCTCGGCGATCGCTGGCCGCGCCTGCGCCACCCGGGATCTAAACGCGGCACGCCGTTCTCGCCCACGTGGGACGTGCACGCCGCCGCGGGGATGTCCTGCCTGGACTGCCACTTCAGCGAGGGCCACCGCGTCGCCCGCGGCACGCACACCACGACCCTGATGGCCAACGACCTGCCCGGCGTCGAGGTGTCGTGCCTCGACTGCCACGACGACCCGCCGCACGCGGGCGGCGACAGCGTCGCGCGGGCGCTGAACGGCCACCTCGCGGTGGTGGCCTGCACCACCTGCCACATCCCGTCGCTGCATCCCGACAACGCGACGCGGCGCGACTTCGCCACGACACAGTGGGAGGCCGAGCCGGGCATCCACATCTACACCGACGTCGACAAGCGCTGCCGGCCGGGCGACGGCATCGACTATGTCTGGTGGAACGGCGATTGCACCTTCCTGGGCAACCCCATCGGCGACAACCCCGGCGGCGGCGACCGGTACAACTTCTACGACGCGGCCCAGCGCTGGCCCGAGTTCGCCGAGTTCGACTACGCGGGGTGGTACGAGTCGGTCATGCGCCCCCTCGCCGCGCGCCGCCCCTCGAAGCTCTACGCCATGAAGCGCTTCAACGGCCGCCAGCACATCGACCTGCGGAACAGCGGCCCCTTCGGCGGCATGTTCGTGCCCTACAACCTGCCGCTGTACTACCGCGACGGCGATCCTGACGCCGCCGCCCGCGCCGAGATGGACAAGTCCATGATGAGGATGATGTACGGCTGGATGTTCAGGATCTACATGCTGGACCGCTTCATGTCCTACATGGGTATCGACGGCTGGGACACCGGTTCGTACGAGGACGTGCGCGCCGGCCGCAACGTAGAGCCGCGCTGGCTGCCCACCGACGCCCACCTGGAGATCAGCCACGGCGTGCGGCTCGAGGGCGCGCTGATGTGCGGCGACTGCCACGGGCCCGACACGGTGCTGGACTGGGAGCGGCTGGGGTATCTGGAGGGGTTCCGGGACGAGGTGGTGTTCGAGGAGTAG